A window of the Fuscovulum sp. genome harbors these coding sequences:
- the fdhD gene encoding formate dehydrogenase accessory sulfurtransferase FdhD, which translates to MMDTARRLPRLSFGSGGIEQGSRPLPEEVAVALSFNGSTQAVMMATPDDLVDFAYGFALTEGIATPDQIESVEVQPAGQGIDVQVWLTGDAEARLAARRRTMAGPVGCGLCGIDSIEQAMRPVVQIAPSAFRMTPAQVMQAVAALTGRQPLHDVTRAAHCAAFWTDDALVAAREDVGRHNALDKLTGHLIRAGHAQGAVVLTSRVSIDMVQKVCALGAPVLIAVSAPTAHAVDLAEEAGLTLIALARPDRFEVFTHSDRLMEIAHVR; encoded by the coding sequence ATGATGGACACCGCCCGCCGCCTTCCCCGCCTGAGCTTCGGCTCCGGCGGCATCGAGCAGGGGTCGCGACCCCTGCCCGAAGAGGTGGCGGTCGCCCTGTCCTTCAACGGATCGACGCAGGCGGTAATGATGGCGACGCCGGATGATCTGGTGGATTTCGCCTATGGCTTTGCCCTGACCGAAGGCATCGCCACCCCGGACCAGATCGAAAGCGTCGAGGTGCAGCCCGCAGGGCAAGGGATCGACGTGCAGGTCTGGCTGACCGGCGATGCAGAGGCGCGGCTTGCCGCGCGCCGCCGCACCATGGCAGGGCCGGTCGGCTGTGGCCTGTGCGGGATCGACAGCATCGAGCAGGCCATGCGCCCTGTGGTGCAGATTGCGCCATCCGCCTTTCGCATGACGCCCGCACAGGTGATGCAGGCGGTGGCGGCCCTGACAGGCCGCCAACCGCTGCACGATGTCACCCGCGCCGCCCATTGCGCTGCATTCTGGACCGATGATGCTCTGGTTGCCGCGCGTGAAGATGTGGGCCGTCATAACGCGCTAGACAAACTGACCGGCCACCTGATCCGCGCCGGCCACGCCCAAGGGGCGGTGGTGCTGACCAGCCGCGTTTCCATCGACATGGTGCAAAAGGTCTGCGCGCTGGGCGCGCCCGTCCTGATCGCCGTATCCGCCCCCACTGCCCATGCTGTCGATCTGGCGGAAGAGGCGGGGCTGACCCTGATCGCCCTTGCCCGGCCCGACCGGTTCGAGGTTTTCACCCATTCCGACCGACTGATGGAGATTGCCCATGTCCGCTGA
- a CDS encoding L,D-transpeptidase family protein produces MTPTDLVVTRWGARFMGRVFPCSVGRGGIVPARAKREGDGATPAGEHGFVGMLYRPDRLSPSQLPDWALPFGPSDLWSDDSRDPDYNLMVRAPHPWSHERLTRPDPMYDLILLTDWNWPQADPGRGSAIFVHTWRRPRHPTAGCVAFAQNDLLWIANRIRHRTRLIIRG; encoded by the coding sequence GTGACGCCCACCGATCTGGTGGTCACCCGCTGGGGTGCACGCTTCATGGGGCGGGTGTTTCCCTGTTCCGTCGGTCGCGGTGGCATCGTTCCCGCCCGCGCGAAACGCGAAGGCGATGGCGCCACCCCGGCAGGAGAGCACGGCTTCGTCGGGATGCTCTACCGGCCCGACCGCCTGTCGCCATCGCAACTGCCCGATTGGGCGCTGCCTTTTGGCCCGTCCGACCTGTGGTCGGATGACAGCCGCGATCCGGACTACAACCTTATGGTCCGCGCCCCACATCCCTGGTCGCATGAACGGCTGACACGGCCCGATCCGATGTATGACCTGATCCTTCTGACCGATTGGAACTGGCCCCAGGCCGATCCGGGCCGGGGATCGGCGATCTTTGTTCACACATGGCGGCGGCCTCGGCACCCCACGGCGGGCTGCGTCGCCTTTGCGCAGAACGATCTGCTCTGGATCGCCAACCGCATCCGGCACCGGACAAGACTGATCATCCGGGGCTGA
- a CDS encoding formate dehydrogenase subunit gamma, with amino-acid sequence MTQTSTEIAARVGEILNAHEGMEGPLLPILHAIQHAYGYVPRDALPIIAKRLNLTRAEVHGVMSFYHDFREDPAGKHVLKLCRAEACQAMGADRVAAHAQNRLGIEWHQTTNDGQITLEPVFCLGLCACAPAALVDGKVVGRVDEARLDAIIEGVR; translated from the coding sequence ATGACGCAGACCAGCACCGAAATCGCCGCGCGAGTAGGGGAAATCCTGAACGCGCATGAGGGGATGGAGGGGCCTTTGCTGCCGATTCTCCACGCAATCCAGCACGCCTATGGCTATGTGCCGCGCGACGCGCTGCCGATCATCGCGAAACGGCTGAACCTAACGCGCGCCGAAGTGCATGGCGTCATGTCCTTCTACCATGATTTCCGCGAAGATCCGGCAGGCAAGCATGTGCTGAAACTCTGCCGCGCCGAAGCCTGTCAGGCGATGGGGGCGGATCGTGTTGCAGCACATGCCCAGAACCGTCTCGGCATCGAATGGCACCAGACCACCAATGATGGCCAGATCACACTGGAACCCGTGTTCTGCCTTGGCCTTTGCGCCTGCGCGCCCGCCGCGCTTGTGGATGGCAAGGTGGTGGGTCGCGTGGATGAGGCCCGTCTTGACGCCATCATCGAAGGGGTCCGCTGA
- the fdhF gene encoding formate dehydrogenase subunit alpha — translation MKDFIIPDRDFGTPAAKSKTMVTLTIDGFDITVPEGTSIMRAAAEIGITVPKLCATDSLDAFGSCRLCLVEIEGRNGTPASCTTPVAPGIKVHTQNAKLKQLRRGVMELYISDHPLDCLTCSANGDCELQDMAGAVGLRDVRYEAVETHFKAKNNSGEANPQWMPKDDSNPYFSYDPAKCIVCSRCVRACEEVQGTFALTIEGRGFDSRVSFGAKTDTALTSDCVSCGACVQACPTATLQEKSIIEIGTPERSVITTCAYCGVGCSFKAEMRGDELVRMTPYKHGKANRGHSCVKGRFAYGYASHKDRILSPMIRDSINDPWQEVSWAEAMEFTANRMKGIIAKHGRQSVGVITSSRCTNEEAYLVQKLTRAVFMNNNTDTCARVCHSPTGYGLGQTFGTSAGTQDFDSVEHTDVVILIGANPTDGHPVFASRLKKRLRAGAKLIVIDPRRIDLVDNSAHIRAAHHLALTPGTNVAVVTAIAHTIVTEGLFDEDFIRTRCDWDEFQDYAEFVSDPRHSPEATQLLTGVKADELRAAARLYAKGGNGAIYYGLGVTEHSQGSTTVIGIANLAMLTGNIGRPGVGVNPLRGQNNVQGSCDMGSFPHELPGYRHVKNDSVREVFESIWGVKIDNEPGLRIPNMLDAAVEGTFKGLYCQGEDILQSDPDTKHVAAGLAAMECVIVHDLFLNETANYAHVFFPGSSFLEKDGTFTNAERRINRVRKVMAPKQGYADWEVTQMFAQAMGADWHYTHPSQIMDEIAMLTPSFAGVSYEKLETMGSIQWPCNEKAPEGTPLMHIDGFVRGKGKFIRTEYVATDEKTGPRFPLLLTTGRILSQYNVGAQTRRTENVVWHEEDLLEIHPHDAELRGVRDGQYVKLASRSGETSLKAKITDRVSPGVVYTTFHHPTTQANVITTDFSDWATNCPEYKVTAVQVSPSNGPTEWQEDYAEQAAQSRRILAAE, via the coding sequence ATGAAAGACTTCATCATTCCCGATCGCGATTTCGGCACCCCTGCCGCCAAATCCAAGACCATGGTCACCCTGACCATCGACGGGTTCGATATTACCGTTCCCGAAGGCACCTCCATCATGCGCGCTGCGGCGGAAATCGGGATCACCGTCCCGAAACTCTGCGCGACCGACTCGCTTGATGCGTTCGGCTCTTGCCGCCTCTGCCTTGTGGAAATCGAAGGCCGCAACGGCACCCCGGCCTCCTGCACCACCCCCGTGGCCCCCGGCATCAAGGTCCACACCCAGAACGCCAAGCTCAAACAGCTGCGTCGCGGCGTGATGGAGCTTTATATCTCGGACCACCCGCTGGATTGCTTGACCTGCTCCGCCAATGGCGATTGCGAGTTGCAGGATATGGCCGGCGCCGTCGGCCTGCGCGACGTGCGGTATGAGGCTGTGGAAACCCACTTCAAGGCCAAGAACAACTCCGGCGAAGCCAACCCGCAATGGATGCCGAAGGACGACTCCAACCCCTATTTCAGCTATGATCCGGCCAAGTGCATCGTCTGCTCGCGCTGCGTGCGTGCCTGTGAAGAGGTGCAAGGCACCTTCGCCCTGACCATCGAAGGCCGTGGCTTCGACAGCCGCGTCTCCTTTGGCGCAAAGACCGACACTGCCCTGACATCGGATTGCGTCTCTTGCGGTGCCTGCGTGCAGGCCTGCCCGACCGCCACGCTTCAGGAAAAGTCGATCATCGAGATCGGCACCCCCGAACGCTCTGTCATCACCACCTGCGCCTATTGCGGCGTGGGCTGTTCGTTCAAGGCCGAAATGCGCGGCGACGAACTGGTGCGCATGACCCCCTACAAGCACGGCAAGGCCAACCGTGGCCATTCCTGCGTCAAGGGCCGCTTCGCCTATGGCTATGCCAGCCACAAGGACCGCATCCTGTCGCCCATGATCCGCGACAGCATCAACGACCCGTGGCAAGAAGTGTCATGGGCCGAGGCGATGGAATTCACCGCCAACCGCATGAAGGGCATCATCGCCAAGCATGGCCGCCAGTCGGTTGGCGTGATCACCTCCAGCCGCTGCACGAATGAGGAAGCCTACCTCGTGCAGAAACTCACCCGCGCGGTGTTCATGAACAACAACACCGATACCTGCGCCCGTGTCTGCCATTCGCCCACCGGATACGGCCTTGGCCAGACCTTCGGCACCAGCGCCGGCACGCAGGATTTTGACTCGGTCGAACACACCGATGTCGTCATCCTGATCGGCGCGAACCCGACCGACGGCCACCCCGTCTTTGCCTCCCGCCTGAAGAAACGCCTGCGCGCCGGGGCCAAGCTGATCGTGATCGACCCGCGCCGGATCGATCTGGTGGACAACTCCGCCCACATCCGGGCCGCCCACCATTTGGCCCTGACGCCGGGCACCAACGTGGCCGTCGTCACCGCCATCGCCCATACCATCGTGACCGAGGGCCTGTTTGACGAAGACTTCATCCGCACCCGCTGTGATTGGGATGAATTCCAGGACTATGCCGAATTCGTATCCGACCCCCGCCACTCGCCCGAAGCGACTCAACTTCTGACCGGGGTCAAGGCGGATGAACTGCGCGCCGCCGCCCGGCTTTATGCCAAGGGTGGCAACGGGGCGATTTACTACGGCCTGGGGGTGACCGAACATTCGCAGGGCTCGACCACCGTTATCGGCATCGCCAACCTTGCCATGCTGACCGGCAATATCGGCCGCCCCGGCGTGGGCGTGAACCCGCTGCGCGGCCAGAACAATGTGCAGGGTTCCTGTGACATGGGGTCATTCCCCCACGAACTGCCCGGCTACCGCCATGTGAAGAACGACTCCGTGCGTGAGGTGTTCGAATCCATCTGGGGCGTGAAGATCGACAACGAACCCGGCCTGCGCATCCCCAACATGCTGGATGCGGCGGTCGAGGGCACCTTCAAGGGCCTCTACTGCCAAGGCGAAGACATCCTGCAATCCGACCCCGACACCAAACACGTCGCCGCAGGACTGGCGGCGATGGAATGCGTGATCGTCCATGACCTGTTCCTGAACGAGACGGCGAACTACGCCCATGTGTTCTTCCCCGGTTCGTCCTTCCTGGAAAAGGACGGCACCTTCACCAATGCTGAACGCCGCATCAACCGCGTGCGCAAGGTGATGGCCCCGAAACAGGGCTATGCCGATTGGGAAGTGACGCAGATGTTCGCGCAGGCGATGGGGGCCGATTGGCACTATACCCACCCGTCGCAGATCATGGATGAAATCGCCATGCTGACGCCGTCCTTTGCCGGGGTCAGCTATGAAAAGCTGGAAACCATGGGGTCTATCCAGTGGCCCTGCAACGAAAAGGCGCCGGAAGGCACGCCCCTGATGCATATTGATGGGTTCGTGCGCGGCAAGGGTAAGTTCATCCGCACGGAATATGTGGCCACCGATGAAAAGACCGGCCCGCGCTTCCCCCTGCTGCTGACCACGGGCCGCATCCTTTCGCAATACAACGTGGGGGCGCAGACGCGGCGCACAGAAAACGTCGTTTGGCATGAGGAAGACCTGCTGGAGATTCACCCCCATGACGCGGAACTGCGCGGCGTGCGCGATGGGCAATATGTGAAACTGGCCTCGCGGTCGGGGGAAACCTCGCTCAAGGCCAAGATCACCGATCGCGTGTCGCCGGGTGTGGTCTACACCACCTTCCACCACCCCACGACACAGGCCAACGTCATCACCACCGATTTCTCGGACTGGGCCACCAACTGCCCGGAATACAAGGTGACGGCCGTGCAGGTCAGCCCGTCCAACGGGCCGACCGAATGGCAGGAAGACTATGCCGAACAGGCGGCCCAATCCCGCCGCATTCTGGCGGCCGAATGA
- a CDS encoding amylosucrase produces MPRTPSVADDEIFALRLDRSAPDLWPMLEALYGQHPDYATFRAALLKAMQKAWADRAPDLKRLDLRRDLEPDWFQRSDMAGYVFYIDRFAGTLTNVLEKLDYLEELGITYVHFMPCLKPRPGDSDGGYSVMDYRAINPAYGTMADFETVTAELRKRGISVCIDLVLNHTAKEHAWAKKAAKGDVKHQDYYLMFDTPDLPKRYEETLVEVFPDNAPGNFTHYPDFGKWVWTTFNEHQWDLNWANPQVFLEIAEIMLFLANRGVDVLRLDAVAFMWKRLGTRCQSEPEVHMLLQALRAVCRITCPAVLHLEEAIVAPAEMLPYLGRGKHDGKEGNLAYHNSLMVQFWSSLATRDTRLMTHVMGTHFPDRLTNATYATYIRCHDDIGWAVTDEDAAALGLSGPGHRAFLSDFYDGTFPGSFARGALFQENPATGDKRISGSFASLAGLEKALAEGDPAAAELAVQRILMGHALIAAWGGIPLIYMGDELAALNDHDYLAVPEHAHDSRWIHRPRMDWQAARSRHDGLTHASRVWLGLRHILARRRATPALHAAHPIRVVPGPVPQVFAFRRDAPTGTLLCLFNFSESWAHVPEDWLRMQGATQMHDALSDHPVEVHHGNIALPPYARVWLA; encoded by the coding sequence ATGCCACGCACGCCGTCCGTTGCGGATGACGAAATCTTTGCCCTGCGCCTTGATCGCAGCGCGCCGGATCTCTGGCCGATGCTGGAGGCGCTCTATGGCCAACACCCCGACTATGCCACCTTTCGTGCCGCCCTTCTCAAGGCGATGCAAAAGGCGTGGGCTGACCGCGCCCCTGATCTGAAACGGCTGGACCTTCGGCGCGATCTGGAACCCGACTGGTTCCAGCGCAGCGATATGGCGGGCTATGTCTTCTACATCGACCGCTTTGCCGGAACATTGACCAACGTTCTGGAAAAGCTGGATTATCTGGAAGAGCTTGGCATCACCTATGTTCACTTCATGCCCTGCCTGAAGCCCCGCCCGGGCGACAGCGATGGCGGCTATTCAGTGATGGATTACCGCGCCATCAACCCCGCCTACGGCACGATGGCGGATTTTGAGACCGTCACCGCAGAACTGCGCAAACGCGGCATTTCGGTCTGCATTGACCTTGTCCTGAACCACACCGCGAAAGAACACGCTTGGGCGAAAAAAGCCGCCAAGGGCGATGTGAAACATCAAGACTACTACCTGATGTTCGATACCCCCGATCTTCCAAAGCGGTATGAGGAAACGCTGGTCGAGGTGTTCCCCGACAACGCCCCCGGCAACTTCACCCATTACCCCGATTTCGGCAAATGGGTCTGGACCACCTTCAACGAACATCAGTGGGATCTGAACTGGGCCAACCCGCAGGTCTTCCTCGAAATCGCGGAAATCATGCTGTTCCTCGCCAATCGCGGTGTGGATGTGCTGCGGCTGGATGCCGTGGCTTTCATGTGGAAGCGCCTCGGCACACGCTGCCAATCAGAGCCTGAGGTTCACATGCTGTTGCAGGCCCTGCGCGCGGTCTGCCGCATCACCTGCCCGGCCGTGCTGCACCTCGAAGAGGCGATCGTCGCGCCCGCCGAAATGCTGCCCTACCTTGGACGCGGAAAGCATGACGGCAAGGAAGGCAACCTCGCCTATCACAACTCGCTCATGGTGCAATTCTGGTCGTCGCTCGCCACCCGCGACACACGGTTAATGACGCATGTCATGGGCACGCATTTCCCCGACCGGCTGACCAATGCCACCTATGCCACCTATATCCGCTGCCATGACGATATCGGCTGGGCCGTGACGGATGAAGATGCCGCCGCGCTGGGCTTGTCCGGCCCCGGTCACCGTGCGTTTCTTTCAGACTTCTACGATGGCACCTTTCCCGGCAGCTTTGCCCGTGGCGCGCTGTTTCAGGAAAACCCCGCCACGGGCGACAAGCGCATCTCGGGCAGTTTCGCCTCGCTTGCCGGGCTGGAGAAAGCATTGGCAGAGGGTGATCCCGCCGCGGCAGAGTTGGCGGTTCAACGCATCCTTATGGGCCATGCGCTGATCGCGGCCTGGGGCGGCATCCCCCTGATCTATATGGGTGACGAACTCGCCGCGCTGAACGATCACGATTATCTGGCCGTCCCCGAACACGCGCATGACAGCCGCTGGATTCACCGCCCCCGGATGGATTGGCAGGCCGCACGGTCGCGGCATGACGGGCTGACCCACGCCTCCCGCGTCTGGCTGGGCCTGCGGCACATCCTGGCCCGCCGTCGTGCCACCCCCGCGCTGCATGCGGCGCATCCGATCCGTGTTGTTCCCGGCCCTGTGCCGCAGGTCTTTGCCTTCCGACGCGATGCGCCAACTGGCACGCTGCTTTGCCTGTTCAACTTTTCGGAAAGTTGGGCGCATGTTCCCGAAGATTGGCTGCGGATGCAGGGCGCAACGCAGATGCATGATGCCCTGTCCGACCACCCGGTCGAGGTGCATCACGGCAACATCGCGCTGCCCCCCTATGCACGGGTCTGGCTGGCCTAG
- a CDS encoding formate dehydrogenase subunit delta codes for MSADPHEKLIYMANQISKFFESKPHAEGVAGIAAHINDFWEPRMRRHLFEVVDAGGTGLRPLVLEATQTIRRPTPEHA; via the coding sequence ATGTCCGCTGACCCGCATGAAAAGCTGATCTACATGGCGAACCAGATTTCCAAGTTCTTTGAATCCAAACCCCATGCCGAAGGCGTGGCGGGGATCGCCGCCCATATCAACGATTTCTGGGAACCCCGGATGCGGCGGCATCTGTTTGAGGTCGTCGATGCTGGCGGCACGGGCCTGCGCCCGCTGGTGCTAGAGGCGACGCAGACCATCCGCCGCCCCACCCCAGAACACGCCTGA
- a CDS encoding DUF4287 domain-containing protein: MTEQVKGPASYFPSIEKKYGQPMQHWFDQIAPMLDQPHMQIVSFLKETHAMGHGHANAIVAHQLAKNKGA, from the coding sequence ATGACCGAACAGGTTAAGGGCCCGGCGTCCTACTTCCCTTCCATCGAAAAGAAATACGGCCAGCCGATGCAACACTGGTTTGACCAGATCGCGCCCATGCTGGACCAGCCGCATATGCAGATCGTTTCCTTTCTGAAGGAAACCCACGCGATGGGCCACGGCCACGCCAATGCCATCGTCGCCCACCAACTCGCCAAGAATAAGGGTGCCTGA
- a CDS encoding NADH-quinone oxidoreductase subunit NuoF: MKIYVPRDAAARGLGADDVAAAVLAEAAKRGITVDLVRNGSRGMVWLEPLVEVATDAGRLAFGPLTPADVPALFADLAQHPKALGLTDALPWLAKQTRLTFARVGVVDPLSLTEYEAHHGLVGLRRALGMDSAAIVAEVTESGLRGRGGAGFPTGIKWKTVAEAKADQKYIVCNADEGDSGTFADRMLMEGDPFTLIEGMIIAGIATGATRGYVYMRSEYPDAIEVMTDAVIIARRAGILGASVLGSGRAFDMEIRTGAGAYVCGEETSLLNSLEGKRGVVRAKPPLPALQGFLGKPTVVNNVISLATIPVILERGAAFYKDFGLGRSRGTIPLQIAGNVKHGGLFEAAFGLTLGEIVDVIGGGTATGRPVKAVQVGGPLGAYFPRALFDTPFGYEEFGAKEGLIGHAGLVIFDDSADMLKQARFAMEFCAIESCGKCTPCRIGAVRGVETVDRIAKGDAAAIPLLTDLCNTMKSGSLCALGGFTPYPVMSALNHFPDDFTPALKEAAE; the protein is encoded by the coding sequence ATGAAAATCTACGTCCCCCGCGATGCCGCCGCCCGTGGCCTTGGCGCAGATGACGTCGCCGCCGCCGTGCTGGCCGAAGCTGCCAAGCGCGGCATCACCGTCGATCTCGTCCGCAACGGATCGCGCGGCATGGTCTGGCTGGAACCGCTGGTAGAGGTGGCCACTGATGCAGGCCGTCTTGCCTTTGGCCCGCTGACGCCCGCCGATGTGCCTGCACTCTTTGCCGACCTCGCACAGCACCCCAAGGCGCTGGGCCTGACTGATGCCCTTCCCTGGCTGGCGAAACAGACCCGCCTCACCTTTGCGCGTGTCGGTGTGGTCGATCCCCTGTCGCTGACCGAATACGAAGCCCATCATGGCCTTGTCGGCCTGCGCCGCGCGCTGGGCATGGACAGCGCCGCCATCGTGGCCGAAGTGACCGAGTCTGGCCTGCGGGGCCGGGGCGGCGCGGGCTTCCCCACCGGCATCAAATGGAAAACCGTGGCCGAGGCGAAGGCCGATCAGAAATACATCGTCTGTAACGCGGATGAGGGCGATAGTGGCACCTTCGCCGACCGCATGCTGATGGAAGGCGACCCCTTCACCCTGATCGAAGGCATGATCATCGCCGGCATCGCCACCGGGGCGACGCGCGGCTATGTCTATATGCGCTCAGAATATCCTGACGCGATCGAAGTGATGACGGATGCCGTCATCATCGCCCGCCGGGCAGGAATTTTGGGCGCATCGGTCCTTGGCTCCGGGCGTGCGTTCGATATGGAGATCCGCACCGGTGCCGGTGCCTATGTCTGCGGTGAGGAAACCTCGCTTCTCAACAGCCTCGAAGGCAAGCGCGGCGTGGTCCGCGCCAAGCCGCCGCTGCCCGCTTTGCAAGGCTTCCTTGGCAAACCCACCGTGGTGAACAACGTTATCTCGCTGGCCACCATCCCGGTGATCCTGGAACGCGGCGCGGCCTTCTACAAGGATTTCGGTCTTGGCCGATCGCGCGGCACCATCCCGTTGCAGATTGCGGGCAACGTCAAACATGGCGGCTTGTTCGAGGCTGCCTTTGGCCTGACGCTGGGCGAAATCGTGGATGTGATCGGTGGCGGCACCGCGACGGGCCGCCCCGTGAAGGCGGTGCAGGTTGGTGGCCCGCTGGGCGCCTATTTCCCCCGCGCCCTGTTCGACACCCCCTTCGGCTATGAAGAATTCGGCGCAAAAGAAGGCCTCATCGGCCATGCCGGTCTGGTGATCTTTGACGACAGCGCCGACATGCTGAAACAGGCCCGCTTCGCGATGGAATTCTGCGCGATTGAATCCTGTGGCAAATGCACCCCCTGCCGCATCGGCGCGGTGCGCGGCGTGGAAACCGTGGACCGCATCGCCAAGGGCGATGCCGCCGCCATTCCGCTGCTGACCGACCTCTGCAACACCATGAAATCCGGCTCGCTCTGCGCGCTGGGCGGCTTCACCCCCTATCCGGTGATGTCCGCGCTGAACCACTTCCCCGATGATTTCACGCCCGCGCTGAAAGAGGCCGCCGAATGA
- the rfbA gene encoding glucose-1-phosphate thymidylyltransferase RfbA: MTKRKGILLAGGSGTRLWPITMGVSKQLLPIYDKPMIYYPLSVLMLGGIRDIAIITTPEDQAQFQRLMGDGSQWGLTFTYIVQPSPDGLAQAYLLAREFLDGAPSAMVLGDNIFFGHGLPQALATADAQATGGTVFGYRVADPERYGVVDFDSAGQVRAIIEKPERPPSNYAVTGLYYLDGRAPELAETIRPSPRGELEIVDLLEKYRAEGSLQVELMGRGYAWLDTGTHGSLLDAGNFVRTLTDRQGLQVGSPDEIAWRAGFITRDALLKRAETFRKNDYGRYLLGIASE; encoded by the coding sequence ATGACGAAACGCAAAGGCATTCTCCTTGCCGGCGGGTCCGGCACGCGGCTGTGGCCCATCACGATGGGTGTGTCAAAGCAACTGCTGCCGATCTATGACAAGCCGATGATCTATTACCCGCTGTCGGTGCTGATGCTGGGCGGGATCCGCGATATCGCGATCATCACCACCCCAGAAGATCAGGCGCAATTTCAACGGCTTATGGGCGATGGCAGCCAGTGGGGGCTAACGTTCACCTACATCGTCCAGCCCTCGCCCGATGGGTTGGCGCAGGCCTACCTTCTGGCGCGGGAGTTTCTGGATGGTGCGCCTTCGGCCATGGTCTTGGGGGACAACATCTTTTTCGGCCACGGCCTGCCGCAGGCTCTGGCCACCGCCGATGCGCAGGCCACTGGCGGCACGGTCTTTGGCTATCGCGTGGCGGACCCCGAACGCTATGGCGTGGTGGATTTCGACAGCGCCGGTCAGGTGCGCGCGATCATCGAAAAGCCAGAACGTCCGCCATCGAACTATGCCGTCACCGGGCTCTACTATCTTGACGGGCGCGCGCCGGAGCTTGCCGAAACGATCCGCCCTTCACCCCGGGGCGAATTGGAAATCGTTGATCTGCTTGAAAAATATCGCGCTGAAGGCAGCTTGCAGGTCGAGTTGATGGGCCGTGGCTATGCCTGGCTGGATACCGGGACCCATGGGTCATTGCTGGATGCGGGCAACTTTGTACGGACCCTGACCGACCGGCAAGGATTGCAGGTTGGCAGCCCGGATGAGATCGCATGGCGGGCGGGTTTCATCACACGGGACGCTCTGCTCAAGCGGGCGGAGACGTTCCGAAAGAACGATTACGGCCGCTATCTGCTGGGCATCGCGTCGGAATAA